The Vicia villosa cultivar HV-30 ecotype Madison, WI linkage group LG1, Vvil1.0, whole genome shotgun sequence genome includes a region encoding these proteins:
- the LOC131605548 gene encoding uncharacterized protein LOC131605548 → MGTNIEELGRSEEMIEEELKASHKLPAGPMHKVIAENTKSKSLVMKKPNLVIPPHIIAEAISTIRDIYLRWSGPITLNEMEYVEQYVLAKYPEYANLIEGDGSGIDMSSFVINEKPSEIHALRKSRISPSFGSNLPEMDRTQLEPSRLLDVINKKSSFSGSFISIPEIQAQNKVLKHCGLPDDEYLVVFTPSHKDAMMLVGESYPFVKGNYYMTILGQGQEDHIKEYASFKESKVLIAPKTWLDLRIRGSQLSQNFRRKCKISPKGLFAYVANMNVTMHWVSEAHSFYWHVLVDASELVVGKDRLHFGLHRPDFLVCSLDNTNSNPSKITCLLVRKKSFDTSNISS, encoded by the exons ATGGGAACAAACATAGAAGAGTTGGGACGATCTGAG GAAATGATAGAAGAAGAACTTAAGGCCTCTCATAAACTTCCTGCTGGACCTATGCACAAAGTGATAGCAGAGAATACCAAATCAAAAAGTTTGGTCATGAAG AAACCAAATTTGGTGATTCCTCCTCATATCATAGCCGAAGCAATATCAACTATCCGCGACATCTACCTAAGATGGTCAGGTCCAATCACACTGAATGAAATGGAATATGTAGAACAATATGTCCTAGCAAAATATCCAGAATATGCAAATCTCATTGAAGGAGATGGAAGTGGAATAGACATGTCAAGTTTCGTCATCAATGAGAAGCCTTCAGAAATACATGCTCTAAGAAAATCAAGAATATCACCTTCTTTTGGAAGCAATCTACCTGAAATGGATAGAACACAATTGGAACCATCAAGATTACTTGATGTTATCAACAAGAAATCCTCCTTTTCCGGAAGTTTCATCTCGATCCCAGAAATTCAAGCTCAAAATAAGGTTTTGAAGCATTGTGGTTTACCTGATGATGAATATTTGGTTGTTTTTACTCCAAGTCACAAAGATGCTATGATGTTGGTTGGAGAAAGTTACCCTTTCGTTAAGGGAAACTACTACATGACTATTCTTGGTCAAGGACAAGAGGATCATATAAAAGAATATGCTTCTTTTAAGGAGTCTAAGGTTCTCATAGCACCTAAGACATGGCTTGATTTGAGGATTAGAGGGTCTCAGTTAAGTCAAAATTTTAGGAGGAAATGCAAGATTAGTCCAAAAGGGCTATTTGCTTATGTAGCAAATATGAATGTGACAATGCATTGGGTTTCTGAGGCTCATAGTTTTTATTGGCATGTTTTGGTTGATGCATCTGAATTGGTTGTGGGAAAGGATAGGTTACATTTTGGACTTCATAGGCCTGATTTCTTAGTATGTTCTCTTGATAATACAAATTCCAATCCTTCAAAAATCACTTGTCTTTTGGTTAGAAAGAAAAGTTTTGACACCTCCAATATTTCATCTTAG